GCGTCTATATTTGTGCATGCAACCATTCATGGGCAAGGGCGTCAAGACCGGCATGGTCCGGAATGGGAGCGTGCCGGTGTGGTGGCCTTGCCAGTGACGCGCATTGTGATGATTTTGTGAATCTGTCCTGTGGTTGGGTTTTTCTGAATAACACTTCATGAAAATTCAGAGTGATGTGGTGTTGTGTGTAATGGCGGCGCAGCCCGCTCGGAGTGGGGGAAGCCCTTTGCCCCTCGACGGATGGTCACGGGTTTGGCATGCTATGGGTGTGAATTCACGTTTTCGGCAATAGGCAGGCGGGGCGCGTGCGCCCGCCTGCGGGATGTCAGCGCTTTCGGGCGGCGGCAGCCCCTCAAATGCGGCAACGGAACAGCCAGGGAGGCCACATGAGCGACCATCGGACAGCGCAGCCGGACGTCACGGCGGTTCCGGACGCGGTGGTGCAGTGCCTCCATCCGGACGGCAGTCCGGCAGAGGTGTTGTTGGTGGAACGGGTGGAGCTGGCCAGCCCGGCGGGCGTGCTGGTGCCCCAGTACGAGCCGGAAGACCCCCGCAGGCAGCGGGTGCAGCCGGTGGAGTTGCACCCCGGCGGCGGGCTGAAGGCGGTGTCGTTGCAGGAAAAGGCGGTGATCGAAACGCCCGTGGGCCCCATGGCGGCGGAGCGGGTCACCTTTCATCCCGGCGGCCAGCTGCGCCGGGTGTTTCCGCTGGACGGCAAGATTTCCGCCTACTGGAGCGTGGAGAACGAAACTGCCCTGGCCGGGCCGCAACGCATGGAAACGCCCATCGGCGTGGTCAGTGCGCGGATAATCTCGGTGCACTTCTTTCCGTCCGGGGCGTTGCGCAGCGTCACCCTGTGGCCCGGCGAGCGGGTGACCATCGCCACCCCGCAGGGACCGGCCAGCGTCAGCGTGGGGTTTTCGTTCCACGAATCGGGCGCGCTGCGCTCGTTCGAGCCGGACGCCCCCTTCGAGGCCAGGACACCGGTGGGCACGGTGCTGGCCTTCGACACCGACCCCGAGGGCGGCATGGCCGCCGACCTGAACTCGTTGCAATTCGACGAGGCAGGCAACGTGACCGCCCTGACCACCGCCACCGACAAGGTGGTGGTGACCTGCAAGGCCGTGGCGGATGCGGGGCCGGGGGAGGATGGTGGTGGCGGGAATGGCCCGAACACGTCAGACCCGAGCATGTCCGGCGCGGCCGCCTGGCCCGCCTGCTGTCCGGACTGCGCCCGCTGGGCCGCCGCCACCGGCAGGCAGGTGCGCCAGCCCGGACGCCTGGCCCTTGGCCCCGGCTTTCGGGAAAGCCTGTGCGGCACCACGCCCACCGACCTCGTGCCGCTGCGCATGGGTTTCACCGCCGATGCCGTGAGTCTGGACGGCCACGCCTTTTCCCGCGCCGGGCACGGCTTTTCCGTGCTGCGCGGACTCATGCCCGTGGCGCGCACCACCTATTCGTGCTGAGGGCGAAGGCTCCTGCCTGGGTGCCTGGGGCAGGAAATGCACGGGCCGAAGTGGAAAACCTTCGCTTTGCCCCGGTTTGTCCCGGTGCGCGTTGCCGCAACCTGCCGTGTGGCGCGTGTTGCGGCGGCTATTTCGATGAGCCGTGCCGCGCCTGCATGGCGCGCAGGATGGCCTGCCGCAGTCCGCTCATTTCCACGGGTTTCGATACGTAGTCGTCCATGCCCGCTTCCAGGAAGGATTCGCGGTCGCCCACCATGGCGTGGGCGGTCATGGCCACCACGGGTATGGCCGCGCGGGCGGAGAAGGCCGGGTCTGTGCGGATGGCGCGGGTGGCCGTCAGCCCGTCCATGACCGGCATCTGCACGTCCATGACCACGCAGTCGAACGCGGCGTGGTGCAGGGCGTCCAGCGCCTGCTGGCCGTCGGTGGCCAGGGTTACCGTCATGCCCGACTTTTCCAGCATGCGCCGCACGGCAAGCTGGTTCACGGCATCGTCCTCCACCAGCAGCACATGCAGCCCGGCCTGGTATTCCGGCGGCGCGGCGTTGGCGGGGACCGGTTCCGCCTGCTGCGCGGGCGTTGCGCCGCGCAGCCCGGCATGGTCCTTGCCGGACCGTGCCATGCCCCGGGGCAGGGCGGAAACATCGGCGTGGCGGGCGGGCATGGCCATCCCGCCGTCACTGCCGCCGGCGTCGTCATGTCCGACTGCCGTGCCGGATTCGTTCGTTCCGGTGGGGCCGGTGGCGTCCGGCAGGGCGAACGGCCCGCGCGCGGGTGCCCGGTCCGCGCCGTCGGCATCCCACAAGGCGCCAAAGGGCAGCGAGATGAAGATGGTGGTGCCTGTCCCCGGCGTGCTTTCCAGCGAAAGTTCGCCGCCCATCAGGGCCACCAGCCGCCGCACGATGGACAGGCCCAGCCCCGCCCCGCCGTGCCGCCGCACGTGCGAGCCGTCCAGCTGGCTGAACGGCTCGAAAATGCGTTCCAGATGCGATTCCGGAATGCCGATGCCGGTGTCGCGCACCTCCAGCAGCAGGCGCAGCTGGGCGGGCCGGTGGGCCGGGGTGTTTCCCGCCGGGCCGCCGGTCGCGTCGTCTGCTGCGTTCCCGGCGGTGCGCGCAGCCGGGGGCAGGCCCAGCGGGGTCAGTTCCACGGTCACCGAGCCCGTATCGGTGAATTTTATGGCGTTGCCCACCAGGTTGAAGGCGATCTGGCGCAGCCGGGCCTCGTCGCCCACCAGTCGCGCGGGCAGGCGCGGGTCCAGCCGGATGTCCAGTTCCAGTTCCTTTTCGCGCGCGGGCAGCAGAAAGATGTCGCGGATGGACCCGGCCACCCCTTCCAGCGCGAAGGGCGCGGCGCGCAGGGCCAGCCTGCCCGCTTCCACCCGCGAAAGGTCCAGCACGTCGGACAGCAGCTGGGTAAGCCGCCGGGCCGAGGTGATGGCGCTGGTCAGGTAGTCCTGCTGCTCGTCGTCCAGGGTGGTGGTGTGCAGCAGTTGCAGCATGCCCAGCGCGCCGTTGAGCGGGGTGCGTATTTCGTGGCTCATGTTGGCCAGGAATTCGGACTTGGCCAGGTTGGCGGCTTCCGCCGCGCCCTTTTCGCGCAGCAGGGCGGCTTCCGCTTCCTTGCGCCCGGTAACGTCCACGGCCATGCGAATCACCGCGCGGCGGCCATCGGGCAGCGAGCCCAGCGGGGCGGAACTGAAGTCCCACACCCTGGCCGAGCCGTCGGCGCAGGTCACCGGGTGTTCGCCGTCGGCCCTGCGTGCGCCAAGGGCGTACAGCGTGTCGGTATCGCTGGTGGGGTGGCCGGTGCCGCCCGCCGTGGTGCCGCCCGCCGTGATGCTGCTGGTCTGGTCGGCTGCCCTGCCGGGTGCCTGCCCGCCCTGCCCGCCCTGTCCGTCCAGTCCGTCCTGTTGGCCACCAGGGCCCGCGTCCGCATCCGCATCGGCCACGTGCACCGGCTCGCCCTGCATGGCCAGTTCTTCCCAGCGGGCCAGGGTGGGCACGTCGCCGGGGGTGTAGCCGGAAAATTCGCACCAGCTGCGGTTCAGGGCCAGCACGGTGCCGTCCTCGTCGTGGATCATCACCGGCACGGGCGCTTCCTCGATGGCCGCGCGGAACTGCCGCTCGCTGGCCAGCAACTGGCGGCGCGCCGCGTACTGGGCGCTGACGTCGGTGAACACCAGCACCGCGCCGGTGATTTCGCCCGCCGCGTCGTGGATGGGGGCGGCACTGTCCGCGATCTGGTATTCCGCGCCGTCGCGGGCCAGCAGCAGGGTGTCGTTGGTCAGTTCCACCACCTTGCCGGTGCCTACCGCCTGCGCCACCGGGTCGGGCACGGGGTCACGCGTGCGGCCCGCCACGATGACGAAGACTTCTCCGATGTGCCGCCCTTTGGCGGCGGCAAAGGGCCAGCCGGTCAGCCGCTCGGCCACCGGGTTCATCAGGGTGATGCGTCCGGCCCGGTCGGTGGCCATCACCGCATCGCCGATGGAGCGCAGGGTGACGGCCAGGTTTTCGCGGCTGGCGCGCAGGGCTTCCTCGGCCTGGCGGCGGGCGGTGATGTCGGAATGGGTGCCCACGAAGCGCAGCGGCGTGCCGTCTTCCGCCAGGGACATCACCCTGCCGCGGGCCAGCACCCAGATGTAAGCGCCGTCCTTGCGCCGCATGCGGTATTCCGACTGGTAGGTGTCGGTGGCGCCGGAAAGATGCATGTCCATGTCGGCCTGCACCCGCTGCCTGTCGTCGGGGTGGACGCGGCCTTCCCATTCGCGGGGCGAGGTGCCTATCTCGTTTTCTTCGTAGCCCAGCAGCCCCTTCCAGCGGGGGGACAGGAACACCTGGCCGGTGCGGATGTTCCAGTCCCACACACCGTCTCCGGGGCCCTCCAGGGCAAACTGCCAGCGCTCTTCGCTGTCCACCAGGGCCATTTCGGCGGCGCGGCGGCGGTCGGCGGCGATCTTGAACAGCAGGGTAAGCCCGCACAGAAAGATCATCCACAGCACGAAGACCACGCGGGTCAGGCGGCTCTGGCGCTCGGCGTCCTCCACGAAGCGGGAGAACACGCTGCGCTCCAGCGCATCGCCCAGCCGGTCCAGTTCGGTGAAGGCGCGGCGCTGCTCCAGCACCAGCAGGGGATGTTCTCCGCGCGGGGCCGCGAGCCGGGCGTTGGTGGTGCGGTTGAGGGCGCTGATGCCGTCTGCGTAGATGCGCAACTGGGCCACCAGCATTTCCGGGGCGTCCTCCTGAAAGGGCCGGATGGCCGAAAGGGCGGGCAGGGCGCTGCCGCCGGGGGCCAGCAGTTCGTCAACGGCATCGTACAGCCTGCCTGCTCCCTGTTCGAAGTAGGCGCCGTGGATGCCGGGGGGAATGTCGGCGTCGCCCGCCAACTGGCGCTCGGCGGCCAGCTGGCCCTTCAGCAGGTCGGCCCTGGCGATGCGCAGCGCCTTCACCACCGGCAGAAAACCACGCAGGCTGGCGTGCCAGCCGTGGTTCACCCACAGCAGCAGGATGCCCGAGCAGACCAGCGCCATGATGCCTCCGGCGATGGCGATGTTGCGGCTCTGCGAGATGGCGGGGCGTCTGGTCATGCGGCGGACCCTGTGGAGGTGGCGGGTGTGGTGCGACGGACGTGGTGTGGCGACGCGGGGAGCAGGATTCACGCAACCGGAGGATGCGGCGGCGGCCCGGTGCCGCTCACTGGCCGGGGCCTGGCCCGTTTCGTCCGTCCTGCCCGTGCGGCGTGCCGGGAACGGACCAGGGGGGCAGGGTGGAACCATCAAAGCCGAAGGGCCGCACCAGGGCAAGGTGCTCCGGTGTGCCGATGAAGGCGCGCAACTGCTCGTTCACCCTGTCCGCGAGGGGTGCGTCCTCCTTGCGAAAGGCAAAGGCGCACAACCCGGCCACGGATTTGCCGTTGATGACCGGCTGGGCGAAGGGATGCGCGGACTCCAGTTCTTCGGGGTGCTGTCGGGCCAACAGTACCACCGTGGGGCCGGAAAGGGCCAGACCGTCCACGCGGCCCTTGCGCACGGCGGTCATGCCCGCGTGCGCATCGGCCACGGGGAACAGCCTTTCGGCGGGCATACCCAGCAGCAGCAACTGGCGATGTTCCACCGCACCGTCCAGCACGGCAAGGGTGACATCGCTGCGCTCGGCAAGGGATGCGTAGTCGTGCAGGCCGCGCGGGTTGCCGCGCCGCACCAGCAGCCCCTGCCCCACGGAGCTGGTGGGCAGCGAAAAGGCGACGCGGGCGGTCCTGTCGGGCGTGATGAACATGCCCGCCGCGATCATGTCGATATGCCCGGCCAGCAGGTCCGGGATCAGGGCGTTGAAGTCGCCGAGCACCCAGCGCACCCGGGTGATGCCCGCGCGGGTCAGCGCGGCGCGGGCCACTTCCGGGGCCTCGCCGGTCACGGTGCCTTCCGGGGTGAGGTAGGCGTACGGGGGTTCAAGGGCGTAGCCCACCCGAATGGTGCCCCCACGCCATGCCGCATTGTCCGGGTCGGGCAGTTCCAGCAGCGCGTAGAGCAGGGGCGTCACCGCGCAGACCACGGCGATGACGCCGAGCAACGAGGGGGCGGAGCGGGGAAATCTGGGCATGGAGTACGTGTCCTGTGGCGCGGCGCGCGGGGCGCATGCCGGAGACGGTATTGCCGTCGCTGTGCCATATGCCAGCGTAGCGGAACATTATTCTTTGCCGCGGAATGGCGCGGCGTCAATTGGGGGGTTCCGCACCTTTGCCGGTGCTTTCCCATGGAGAAGGTAGGGTTAGCCCGAC
This genomic window from Nitratidesulfovibrio sp. SRB-5 contains:
- a CDS encoding PAS domain S-box protein, giving the protein MTRRPAISQSRNIAIAGGIMALVCSGILLLWVNHGWHASLRGFLPVVKALRIARADLLKGQLAAERQLAGDADIPPGIHGAYFEQGAGRLYDAVDELLAPGGSALPALSAIRPFQEDAPEMLVAQLRIYADGISALNRTTNARLAAPRGEHPLLVLEQRRAFTELDRLGDALERSVFSRFVEDAERQSRLTRVVFVLWMIFLCGLTLLFKIAADRRRAAEMALVDSEERWQFALEGPGDGVWDWNIRTGQVFLSPRWKGLLGYEENEIGTSPREWEGRVHPDDRQRVQADMDMHLSGATDTYQSEYRMRRKDGAYIWVLARGRVMSLAEDGTPLRFVGTHSDITARRQAEEALRASRENLAVTLRSIGDAVMATDRAGRITLMNPVAERLTGWPFAAAKGRHIGEVFVIVAGRTRDPVPDPVAQAVGTGKVVELTNDTLLLARDGAEYQIADSAAPIHDAAGEITGAVLVFTDVSAQYAARRQLLASERQFRAAIEEAPVPVMIHDEDGTVLALNRSWCEFSGYTPGDVPTLARWEELAMQGEPVHVADADADAGPGGQQDGLDGQGGQGGQAPGRAADQTSSITAGGTTAGGTGHPTSDTDTLYALGARRADGEHPVTCADGSARVWDFSSAPLGSLPDGRRAVIRMAVDVTGRKEAEAALLREKGAAEAANLAKSEFLANMSHEIRTPLNGALGMLQLLHTTTLDDEQQDYLTSAITSARRLTQLLSDVLDLSRVEAGRLALRAAPFALEGVAGSIRDIFLLPAREKELELDIRLDPRLPARLVGDEARLRQIAFNLVGNAIKFTDTGSVTVELTPLGLPPAARTAGNAADDATGGPAGNTPAHRPAQLRLLLEVRDTGIGIPESHLERIFEPFSQLDGSHVRRHGGAGLGLSIVRRLVALMGGELSLESTPGTGTTIFISLPFGALWDADGADRAPARGPFALPDATGPTGTNESGTAVGHDDAGGSDGGMAMPARHADVSALPRGMARSGKDHAGLRGATPAQQAEPVPANAAPPEYQAGLHVLLVEDDAVNQLAVRRMLEKSGMTVTLATDGQQALDALHHAAFDCVVMDVQMPVMDGLTATRAIRTDPAFSARAAIPVVAMTAHAMVGDRESFLEAGMDDYVSKPVEMSGLRQAILRAMQARHGSSK
- the ehuB gene encoding ectoine/hydroxyectoine ABC transporter substrate-binding protein EhuB — protein: MPRFPRSAPSLLGVIAVVCAVTPLLYALLELPDPDNAAWRGGTIRVGYALEPPYAYLTPEGTVTGEAPEVARAALTRAGITRVRWVLGDFNALIPDLLAGHIDMIAAGMFITPDRTARVAFSLPTSSVGQGLLVRRGNPRGLHDYASLAERSDVTLAVLDGAVEHRQLLLLGMPAERLFPVADAHAGMTAVRKGRVDGLALSGPTVVLLARQHPEELESAHPFAQPVINGKSVAGLCAFAFRKEDAPLADRVNEQLRAFIGTPEHLALVRPFGFDGSTLPPWSVPGTPHGQDGRNGPGPGQ